A genomic stretch from Carbonactinospora thermoautotrophica includes:
- a CDS encoding SDR family NAD(P)-dependent oxidoreductase: MELGLAGRNAVVTGGSQGLGLAIARRLAREGCGLAICARGEQRLQEAREELERAGVNVYAEPVDVTAPEGLERFVDKAAAALGGLDFLVANAGGARGGGLLESTQEEWRETYELNVFHAVRLIRAGVPHLRHRGGGAAVIVSSISGWKPAPRAQYGSAKAAQIYLAASLAWELAEDGIRVNAVSPGSLLVPGGGWERLRRADPAAYERFASQEFPAGRLGAPEDVANVVAFLLSEEARWVNGANIPVDGGQGSPSAFGY, translated from the coding sequence TTGGAACTCGGACTGGCGGGTCGGAACGCGGTCGTCACCGGCGGCAGCCAAGGGCTGGGGCTGGCCATCGCGCGGCGGCTGGCGCGGGAGGGGTGCGGGCTGGCGATCTGCGCCAGGGGCGAGCAGCGGCTGCAGGAGGCGCGTGAGGAGTTGGAGCGGGCCGGCGTGAACGTGTACGCCGAGCCGGTGGACGTGACCGCGCCGGAAGGGCTGGAGCGGTTCGTCGACAAGGCCGCGGCGGCGCTGGGCGGGCTGGACTTCCTCGTGGCGAACGCGGGCGGTGCGCGGGGCGGCGGCCTGTTGGAGTCCACCCAGGAGGAGTGGCGGGAGACGTACGAACTGAACGTGTTCCACGCCGTACGGCTGATTCGGGCCGGGGTGCCGCACCTGCGGCACCGGGGCGGCGGGGCCGCGGTGATCGTCTCCTCGATCTCCGGGTGGAAACCGGCGCCGCGGGCCCAGTACGGGTCGGCCAAGGCCGCGCAGATCTATCTCGCGGCCAGCCTGGCCTGGGAGCTGGCCGAGGACGGGATCCGGGTGAACGCGGTGAGCCCGGGGAGCCTGCTCGTGCCCGGCGGCGGCTGGGAGCGGCTCCGGCGGGCCGACCCGGCGGCGTACGAGCGGTTCGCGAGCCAGGAGTTCCCGGCTGGGCGGCTCGGCGCCCCGGAGGACGTGGCGAACGTGGTGGCGTTCCTCCTGTCGGAGGAGGCGCGCTGGGTGAACGGCGCCAACATCCCGGTGGACGGCGGCCAGGGCAGCCCGAGCGCCTTCGGGTACTGA
- a CDS encoding heavy-metal-associated domain-containing protein, with the protein MMKNTPRTFVGTATFRVNNMSCGHCERALVQEISQVDGVDQVIVDLPNGTVTVVAARPVDRADIAAAVEEAGYALLP; encoded by the coding sequence ATGATGAAGAACACTCCCCGCACGTTCGTCGGCACCGCCACGTTCCGCGTCAACAACATGAGCTGCGGGCACTGCGAGCGCGCCCTGGTCCAGGAGATCAGCCAGGTCGACGGCGTGGACCAGGTCATCGTCGACCTGCCCAACGGGACCGTCACCGTCGTCGCTGCGCGGCCGGTCGACCGTGCCGACATCGCCGCCGCGGTCGAGGAGGCCGGCTACGCCCTCCTGCCGTAG
- a CDS encoding heavy metal translocating P-type ATPase, giving the protein MTITTQTTATCTLDIGGMTCASCVRRVEKALTTLPGVADAQVNLATETAAVRYDPAQAGLDDLIAAVAAAGYTGTPRGAENPHLAEAASPAAVPASPEAAGDADAQRDAYLADLKRKWQVALASGLGLMILMYIPLPIDAMDWLMPVILVIATAVQFWAGRGFYTAAWAAARHGATNMNTLVALGTGVAYGYSGFVTLWPAAAERWGLPLHIYFETSLVIIALILMGRWMEGRAKKRTAAAVTALVGLAPKTARVLRDGVEQDIPVEQVVVGDLVRVRPGEKVPVDGVVTDGASTVDESMLTGESLPVEKTVGDQVIGATLNRTGSVILRATAVGRDTALAQIVRLVEDAQGSKAPMQRLADRVSSWFVPAVLVAAAATFAGWALFGPGTGRLTMAIGTAIAVLIIACPCALGLATPTAVMVGTGKAAELGILISNGDALEQAKRLTAIVLDKTGTITRGRPTVTAVTTAPGWAEQEIVALVAAAETGSEHPLGEAIVAAARDRGLPLPAVQRFEAIPGHGVDATVDGRRVRVGNRALMTSAGIDVTAFDQASTAAAEAGQTPILVAVDETAAALIVVADPVKPEAADAVAQLNALGLEVWMLTGDNAATAKAVAASVGIEHVIAEVLPSQKADRVADLQGKGHVVAMVGDGINDAPALAQADLGIAIGTGADVAIAASDVTLVGGDLRGIVSAIALSRRTVTTIKQGLFWAFAYNVLLIPVAAGALYAFDGILLDPVLAAAAMAMSSVSVVTNAQRLRRFRRPATAAEILRPPLRARLGQYAYLTTVAVVAVAVGAGLTALSRTDTARRGMNGVLAWTQSTGMPMRPAMSTMMTTDIEPVDAADAHVDVRLDVPATARPGERTRVVATVIDSETRAPVKDLSLSHEVWMHLIATRDDLGTFTHVHPEPTGRPGEFAVDMVFPTAGRYVINTEFRRRGQMTDIHDRQTITIAGRQPAPVTLTAGPRSQVVEGVRVELHGDAEVGRTSELAFSFTDATTGRPLDDLRPYLAAAGHVVIMRGDGATFAHVHPDVEDAQGRPVFALPGQRFGPELDLHTRFDTPGVYRLWGQFRLADGRVITTPFTIDAS; this is encoded by the coding sequence ATGACCATCACGACCCAGACGACAGCAACGTGCACCCTCGACATCGGCGGCATGACGTGCGCGTCCTGCGTCCGGCGGGTCGAGAAGGCCCTCACCACGCTGCCCGGTGTCGCCGACGCCCAGGTGAACCTCGCCACCGAGACCGCGGCGGTCCGCTACGATCCCGCCCAGGCAGGCCTCGACGACCTGATCGCGGCCGTCGCCGCCGCCGGCTACACCGGCACCCCGAGAGGCGCCGAGAACCCGCACCTCGCCGAGGCCGCGTCACCCGCAGCCGTCCCGGCGAGCCCGGAGGCGGCCGGTGACGCGGACGCGCAACGGGACGCGTACCTGGCCGACCTCAAGCGCAAGTGGCAGGTCGCGCTGGCCAGCGGGCTCGGGCTGATGATCCTCATGTACATCCCGCTGCCCATCGACGCCATGGACTGGCTGATGCCGGTCATCCTGGTCATCGCGACGGCGGTGCAGTTCTGGGCCGGCCGCGGCTTCTACACCGCCGCGTGGGCCGCGGCCCGGCACGGCGCGACCAACATGAACACGCTCGTGGCGCTCGGCACCGGCGTCGCCTACGGCTACAGCGGGTTCGTCACCCTGTGGCCGGCCGCCGCCGAGCGCTGGGGCCTGCCGCTGCACATCTACTTCGAGACCTCGCTGGTCATCATCGCGCTTATCCTGATGGGCCGCTGGATGGAAGGCCGAGCCAAGAAGCGCACCGCGGCCGCCGTCACGGCGCTGGTCGGGCTCGCGCCGAAGACCGCGCGGGTGCTGCGCGACGGCGTCGAGCAGGACATCCCTGTCGAGCAGGTCGTCGTCGGTGACCTGGTGCGAGTCCGGCCCGGGGAGAAGGTGCCGGTCGACGGCGTCGTCACCGACGGTGCCTCCACCGTGGACGAGAGCATGCTGACCGGGGAGAGCCTGCCGGTCGAAAAGACCGTCGGCGACCAGGTCATCGGCGCCACCTTGAACCGCACCGGATCCGTCATCCTGCGCGCGACAGCCGTCGGCCGGGACACCGCCCTGGCGCAGATCGTGCGGCTCGTTGAGGACGCCCAGGGCTCCAAGGCGCCGATGCAGCGCCTCGCCGACCGCGTCTCCTCCTGGTTCGTGCCAGCCGTGCTGGTCGCGGCCGCCGCGACATTCGCCGGGTGGGCCCTGTTCGGTCCAGGCACCGGGCGGCTGACGATGGCGATCGGCACCGCCATCGCCGTGCTCATCATCGCCTGCCCGTGCGCGCTCGGCCTGGCCACCCCGACCGCGGTCATGGTAGGCACCGGCAAGGCCGCCGAGCTCGGCATCCTCATCAGCAACGGCGACGCCCTCGAGCAGGCGAAGCGGCTCACCGCGATCGTGCTGGACAAGACCGGCACCATCACCCGCGGCCGCCCCACCGTCACCGCCGTCACGACCGCCCCCGGCTGGGCCGAGCAGGAGATCGTCGCGCTCGTCGCCGCCGCGGAGACCGGCAGCGAGCACCCGCTCGGCGAGGCCATCGTGGCCGCCGCCCGCGACCGCGGCCTTCCGCTGCCGGCGGTACAGCGGTTCGAAGCCATCCCGGGACACGGGGTCGACGCCACCGTCGACGGGCGCCGGGTCCGCGTCGGCAACCGCGCCCTGATGACGTCCGCCGGCATCGACGTCACCGCCTTCGACCAGGCGAGCACCGCCGCCGCTGAGGCCGGCCAGACCCCGATTCTCGTGGCCGTCGACGAGACCGCGGCCGCGCTCATCGTCGTCGCCGACCCTGTCAAGCCCGAGGCCGCCGACGCCGTCGCCCAGCTCAACGCGCTGGGACTCGAGGTGTGGATGCTCACCGGCGACAACGCCGCCACCGCCAAGGCCGTCGCGGCTTCGGTCGGCATCGAGCACGTCATCGCTGAGGTGCTGCCGTCACAGAAGGCGGACCGCGTCGCCGACCTGCAGGGCAAGGGCCACGTCGTCGCCATGGTCGGTGATGGCATCAACGACGCCCCCGCCCTCGCTCAGGCCGATTTGGGCATCGCCATCGGCACCGGCGCCGACGTGGCCATCGCCGCCTCCGACGTCACCCTGGTCGGCGGCGACCTGCGGGGCATCGTCTCCGCGATCGCCCTGTCCCGGCGCACGGTGACCACCATCAAGCAGGGCCTTTTCTGGGCCTTCGCCTACAACGTGCTACTCATCCCGGTCGCCGCCGGCGCCCTGTACGCCTTCGACGGCATTCTGCTCGACCCGGTGCTCGCGGCCGCCGCCATGGCGATGAGCTCGGTGAGCGTCGTCACCAACGCGCAGCGGCTGCGTCGCTTCCGCCGCCCCGCCACCGCCGCGGAGATCCTGCGCCCGCCGCTGCGGGCACGCCTCGGCCAGTACGCCTACCTGACCACGGTCGCCGTCGTCGCCGTTGCGGTCGGCGCCGGCCTGACCGCGCTCAGCCGCACCGACACCGCCCGCCGCGGCATGAACGGCGTGCTCGCCTGGACACAGTCCACCGGCATGCCGATGCGGCCGGCGATGAGCACCATGATGACCACCGACATCGAACCCGTCGACGCCGCCGACGCGCATGTCGACGTTCGCCTCGACGTCCCCGCCACAGCACGCCCCGGCGAGCGGACCCGGGTCGTCGCGACCGTGATCGACTCCGAGACCCGCGCACCCGTGAAGGACCTGTCGCTCAGCCACGAGGTGTGGATGCACCTCATCGCCACTCGCGACGACCTGGGCACCTTCACCCACGTCCACCCCGAGCCGACCGGCCGCCCCGGCGAGTTCGCCGTTGACATGGTGTTCCCGACCGCCGGCCGCTACGTGATCAACACCGAGTTCCGCCGCCGCGGCCAGATGACCGACATCCACGACCGGCAGACCATCACCATCGCCGGCCGCCAGCCGGCACCCGTGACCCTGACCGCCGGACCCCGCAGCCAGGTCGTCGAGGGCGTCCGTGTCGAGCTGCACGGCGACGCCGAAGTCGGGCGGACCAGCGAGCTCGCGTTCTCCTTCACCGACGCCACCACCGGCCGCCCCCTGGACGACCTGCGGCCCTACCTGGCCGCCGCCGGGCACGTCGTCATCATGCGCGGCGACGGCGCCACCTTCGCCCACGTGCACCCCGACGTGGAGGACGCGCAGGGTCGGCCCGTCTTCGCGCTGCCCGGCCAGCGGTTCGGGCCCGAGCTCGACCTCCACACCCGCTTCGACACCCCCGGCGTGTACCGGCTGTGGGGCCAGTTCCGCCTCGCCGACGGCCGGGTCATCACCACCCCGTTCACCATCGACGCGTCCTGA
- a CDS encoding flavoprotein, with the protein MSARDQRPVLYVVACGGPPAADVPEFASRMLDKGWRVCVLATPSALRWLDTARLEKLTGYPVRSEYRQPGEVSGYPSADAIAVAPATFNTVNKWAVGISDTYALGVLQEALAWGRPIIVVPWVNAALGSHPLFLPNLDVLRSWGVRVIHDAASMPKPGTGPSSARFFPWATLQEELSRLHDSR; encoded by the coding sequence ATGTCTGCGCGTGATCAGCGCCCCGTGCTGTACGTCGTCGCCTGTGGCGGGCCGCCGGCGGCGGACGTTCCGGAGTTCGCGTCCAGGATGCTGGACAAGGGCTGGCGTGTCTGTGTCCTGGCCACGCCTTCTGCTCTGCGGTGGCTGGATACGGCGCGGCTGGAGAAGCTGACCGGCTACCCGGTGCGTAGCGAGTACCGGCAGCCTGGGGAAGTGTCCGGCTACCCGTCCGCCGATGCCATCGCGGTAGCCCCGGCGACCTTCAACACGGTCAACAAGTGGGCCGTTGGAATCAGCGACACGTATGCCCTGGGCGTCCTGCAGGAAGCGCTCGCCTGGGGCCGACCGATCATCGTCGTGCCGTGGGTGAACGCAGCGCTGGGAAGCCATCCCCTGTTCCTGCCAAATCTGGACGTGCTGCGGTCCTGGGGTGTTCGCGTCATCCATGACGCCGCCAGCATGCCCAAGCCGGGCACGGGCCCTAGCAGTGCCAGATTCTTCCCGTGGGCCACCCTGCAGGAGGAGTTGTCCCGACTCCACGACTCAAGGTAA
- a CDS encoding helix-turn-helix domain-containing protein, giving the protein MSKGDNNEDLTIGERVRLARQRRGLSRRAVAELAGRTEEWLRQIETGERPVQRIDTLQLLARVLKVRDISELTGSLFVMTKDGSRPQHGRLAAVRRALRPHLSDTTTPSPDLAALRRSIQHADTAWLVSRQQITALGLVLPELLSAAIAAQQSATGQQRREALRLLVEVYRLTDNYLRHAGDRQLAAQVCDRMLLAAQEADDPELISLSAYKVAAAAQNNDEPEEALTLAMDAVKLFRPWLTSGDHEALALWGSLHLCASTSAARLRRGAEADRLWSIADEAAKALGPNYHHPATIFGQLNCGIHAVDIALETGRSSDAVERSANLNVSAVPSASRRARHFIDLARAFYHRRDRAAAVGALLTAERQSTEVVTFNQGARRLMYDLLRAKRPEPEVLALAGRMRVIA; this is encoded by the coding sequence ATGTCCAAGGGTGACAACAACGAAGACCTCACCATTGGTGAGCGTGTCCGTCTTGCACGCCAGCGGCGCGGGCTGTCCCGCAGGGCGGTCGCCGAGCTGGCCGGCCGTACCGAGGAGTGGCTGCGCCAGATCGAGACCGGAGAACGGCCCGTACAGCGGATCGACACGTTACAGCTGCTCGCCCGCGTCTTGAAGGTGCGGGACATCAGCGAGTTGACCGGCTCGTTGTTCGTGATGACCAAGGACGGCAGCCGGCCGCAGCACGGCAGGCTCGCCGCGGTTCGCCGCGCTCTGCGCCCCCACCTGTCCGACACCACGACCCCCAGCCCAGACCTGGCCGCGCTACGCCGATCCATCCAGCACGCCGACACAGCGTGGCTGGTGTCACGCCAGCAGATCACCGCCCTCGGCCTGGTTCTGCCCGAGTTGCTGTCGGCCGCTATAGCGGCCCAGCAGTCCGCCACGGGACAGCAGCGACGCGAGGCGCTGCGGCTGCTGGTCGAGGTCTACCGGCTCACGGACAACTACCTGCGGCATGCCGGAGATCGCCAGTTGGCAGCCCAGGTCTGCGACCGCATGCTTCTCGCCGCGCAGGAGGCCGACGATCCGGAGCTGATCAGCCTCTCGGCGTACAAGGTCGCCGCAGCCGCCCAGAACAACGACGAGCCCGAGGAAGCGCTCACCCTCGCCATGGATGCCGTCAAGCTGTTCCGGCCCTGGCTGACGAGCGGTGACCACGAGGCGCTCGCGCTGTGGGGCAGCCTGCACCTGTGTGCCTCCACCTCGGCCGCCCGCCTACGCCGAGGTGCTGAGGCCGACCGCTTGTGGAGCATCGCCGACGAGGCGGCAAAGGCCCTCGGTCCCAACTACCACCACCCGGCCACGATCTTCGGCCAGTTGAACTGCGGCATTCACGCCGTCGACATCGCGCTGGAGACCGGGCGTTCCTCCGATGCGGTGGAGCGGTCGGCCAACCTGAATGTGTCCGCTGTGCCCAGTGCGAGCCGCCGCGCCCGCCACTTCATCGACCTGGCCCGCGCCTTCTACCATCGCCGCGACCGCGCCGCCGCGGTGGGTGCGCTCCTGACTGCCGAGCGGCAGTCCACTGAGGTTGTGACCTTCAACCAGGGCGCGCGTCGCTTGATGTACGACCTGCTGCGTGCCAAGCGTCCCGAGCCGGAAGTTCTCGCTCTCGCCGGGCGGATGCGCGTCATCGCCTGA
- a CDS encoding ABC transporter ATP-binding protein translates to MSTATDLSGSALRPTHRVAARAELARKTYGIGDATVVALDSVTVDFAAGAFTAIMGPSGSGKSTLLHCLAGLDKLTSGRVFIGDTDLTSLSDKQLTLLRRDRLGFVFQAFNLLPTLTAEENITLPTDLAGRKIDQAWFDQVIATLRLGDRLGHRPSQLSGGQQQRVAVARALVSKPEVVFGDEPTGALDSRTGAELLTFLRSAVDDLGQTVVMVTHDPIAAAYADRVVFLADGAIVDELTDPTRDSVLETMKRLGA, encoded by the coding sequence ATGAGCACCGCCACCGACCTCTCCGGCTCGGCCCTCCGGCCAACGCACCGCGTGGCCGCCCGGGCCGAGCTGGCCCGGAAGACGTACGGCATCGGCGACGCCACCGTCGTCGCGCTCGACTCCGTCACCGTCGACTTCGCCGCCGGCGCCTTCACCGCCATCATGGGCCCGTCCGGGTCCGGGAAATCCACGCTGCTGCACTGCCTAGCCGGCCTGGACAAGCTCACCTCCGGCCGCGTCTTCATCGGCGACACCGATCTGACCAGCCTCTCGGACAAGCAGCTCACGCTGCTGCGCCGAGACCGGCTCGGGTTCGTTTTCCAGGCGTTCAACCTGCTCCCGACCCTGACGGCCGAGGAGAACATCACGCTGCCCACCGACCTGGCGGGCCGCAAGATCGACCAGGCGTGGTTCGACCAGGTCATCGCGACCCTCAGGCTGGGCGACCGGCTCGGGCACCGGCCGTCCCAGCTGTCGGGCGGGCAGCAGCAGCGCGTCGCGGTCGCCCGTGCCCTGGTGTCCAAGCCTGAGGTGGTGTTCGGTGACGAGCCGACCGGCGCTCTCGACTCGCGCACCGGCGCCGAGCTCCTCACCTTCCTCCGCTCCGCCGTCGACGACCTCGGTCAGACGGTCGTGATGGTCACCCACGACCCGATCGCCGCCGCGTACGCCGACCGGGTGGTGTTCCTCGCCGACGGCGCCATCGTCGACGAGCTCACCGACCCGACCCGCGACAGCGTGCTCGAGACGATGAAGCGGCTGGGGGCGTAA
- the orn gene encoding oligoribonuclease translates to MNDRMVWIDCEMTGLDLRHDALIEVAALVTDSELNILGDGVDVVIKPPQQALDQMAPVVREMHTTSGLLAALDGGITLGEAEELILDYVTEHVPEPRKAPLCGNSVATDRGFLARDMPKLEGHLHYRIVDVSSIKELARRWYPRVYFNSPQKAGNHRALMDIRESIQELKYYREAIFVPPPGPDTEAARAIAAKYVLPVFGEETDLRS, encoded by the coding sequence ATGAACGACCGGATGGTGTGGATCGACTGCGAGATGACGGGCCTCGATCTGCGGCACGACGCCCTGATCGAGGTCGCGGCCCTGGTCACCGACTCGGAGCTGAACATCTTGGGCGACGGGGTGGACGTCGTCATCAAACCTCCGCAGCAGGCTCTCGACCAGATGGCTCCCGTGGTCCGCGAGATGCACACCACGTCCGGTCTGCTCGCCGCGCTCGACGGCGGGATCACCCTCGGCGAGGCCGAGGAGCTGATCCTGGACTACGTGACGGAGCATGTCCCGGAGCCGAGGAAAGCGCCGCTGTGCGGCAACTCGGTCGCCACCGACCGGGGCTTCCTCGCCCGGGACATGCCCAAGCTCGAAGGTCACCTGCACTACCGGATCGTCGACGTCTCCTCGATCAAGGAGCTGGCACGCCGGTGGTACCCGCGGGTGTACTTCAACTCGCCGCAGAAAGCCGGCAACCACCGCGCCCTGATGGACATCCGGGAGTCGATCCAGGAACTCAAGTACTACCGGGAGGCCATCTTCGTGCCGCCACCCGGCCCGGACACCGAGGCCGCGCGGGCCATCGCGGCCAAGTACGTGCTGCCGGTGTTCGGGGAGGAGACCGACCTGCGGTCCTGA
- a CDS encoding ABC transporter permease, with the protein MLTFSLRSLLAHKLRLALTVAAVTLGVAFVSGSFVLSDTMGKAFDQLFGGLAKGTDVIVRAHSTDPDAQARGQTRPLDQSVVDTVRRVPGVAAAEGSVTGYALILDKAGKPIQPGGAPTLGGSMHADRSLASEFTFRAGRAPAAPTEVALDAGTAKKAGYRVGDRVKVVFEHGTDEFTVVGIVGFGDTDNLAGATMASFETRTAQKLLGKTGKVDQVDVRAADGVSAVQLRDRIARALPAGAEAVTSEQVVGESSRSIRDGLGMFTKVLLAFAGVSLLVGSFVIWNTFSVLVAQRRREVALLRAVGATRRQVLGGLIIEAGIIGLVSAGLGLAAGIGLAAGLRTMLDAVGMEVPTTSPAIAARTVIVALLIGVVVTVVAAVVPALAATRVAPVEALRAATPAASGRIGTARRLLGAGLLTAGTAGLGAAAVVKNQGGLTALSALVAFTGLVTAGPLLARAIAWAADRGRPGGWRMAARNIGRAPQRAAATALALTIGLAVVCAVSVTAASTKASVAEAVNGGNRSDLILRPAAAMGTGGISPAVADILRGRDDLAAVMEVRFSHAKVNGASTNVAGVETGTLDRVMNLGLASGSLAGFRDGTLLLSTKQAQALGAKVGDTVTLTFPETGAKTFTVAATFERDSLVGAGYVLTLRDYASNVTSRLDAAILVKYAAGADQAATKADVTKALAAYPNVKVEDQAEFVKDQQAHVDQMLGLVTALLLLAVIVAVLGIINTLVLSVVERTRELGLLRAVGATRRQVRAMVRRESVLMALLGALAGVALGTGAGVALARSLADQGISSLSVPVSALLGYVVVAALVGVLAAVGPARRASRVDVLKAITVD; encoded by the coding sequence ATGCTGACCTTCTCCCTGCGCAGCCTGCTCGCGCACAAGCTGCGCCTCGCGCTTACCGTCGCCGCCGTCACCCTCGGGGTCGCCTTCGTCTCCGGGAGCTTCGTGCTGTCCGACACCATGGGCAAGGCGTTCGACCAGCTGTTCGGCGGCCTCGCCAAAGGCACCGACGTCATCGTCCGCGCCCATTCCACCGACCCCGACGCCCAGGCCCGTGGCCAGACCCGGCCCCTCGACCAGAGCGTCGTCGACACCGTCCGACGGGTTCCCGGCGTCGCCGCCGCCGAAGGCTCCGTCACCGGCTACGCCCTCATCCTGGACAAGGCCGGCAAGCCCATCCAGCCCGGCGGCGCACCCACCCTCGGCGGCAGCATGCACGCAGACCGCAGCCTCGCCAGCGAGTTCACCTTCCGCGCCGGGAGGGCACCGGCCGCCCCGACCGAGGTGGCGCTCGACGCCGGCACCGCCAAGAAGGCCGGCTACCGGGTCGGCGACCGGGTCAAGGTCGTCTTCGAGCACGGCACCGACGAGTTCACCGTGGTCGGCATCGTCGGCTTCGGCGACACCGACAACCTCGCCGGCGCGACCATGGCCAGCTTCGAGACCCGCACCGCGCAGAAGCTGCTCGGCAAGACCGGCAAGGTCGACCAGGTCGACGTCCGCGCCGCCGACGGGGTGAGCGCCGTGCAACTGCGCGACCGCATCGCCCGGGCGCTGCCCGCGGGCGCCGAGGCCGTCACGTCCGAGCAGGTCGTCGGCGAGTCGTCCCGGTCGATCCGCGACGGGCTCGGCATGTTCACCAAGGTCCTGCTCGCGTTCGCCGGCGTCTCGCTGCTGGTCGGCTCCTTCGTCATCTGGAACACGTTCAGCGTCCTGGTGGCCCAGCGCCGCCGCGAGGTCGCCCTGCTGCGCGCCGTCGGCGCCACCCGCCGCCAGGTCCTCGGCGGTCTCATCATCGAGGCCGGCATCATCGGGCTCGTCTCCGCCGGGCTCGGCCTCGCCGCCGGCATCGGGCTCGCCGCCGGCCTGCGCACGATGCTCGACGCGGTCGGCATGGAGGTTCCCACCACCTCCCCGGCGATCGCCGCACGCACCGTCATCGTCGCCCTGCTGATCGGCGTGGTCGTCACCGTGGTCGCCGCCGTCGTCCCGGCGCTGGCGGCAACCCGGGTCGCCCCCGTCGAGGCGCTGCGCGCGGCCACCCCCGCCGCCAGCGGCCGCATCGGCACGGCGCGCCGCCTCCTCGGCGCCGGCCTGCTCACGGCCGGCACGGCCGGCCTGGGGGCCGCCGCCGTGGTGAAGAACCAGGGCGGCTTGACGGCGCTCAGCGCGCTGGTCGCGTTCACCGGCCTGGTCACCGCCGGGCCGCTGCTGGCCCGCGCCATCGCCTGGGCCGCCGACCGCGGCCGTCCCGGCGGCTGGCGGATGGCCGCTCGCAACATCGGCCGTGCCCCGCAGCGGGCCGCCGCGACCGCACTCGCGCTGACCATCGGACTGGCCGTGGTGTGCGCGGTGTCGGTCACCGCCGCCTCGACCAAGGCGTCGGTCGCCGAAGCGGTCAACGGCGGCAACCGGTCCGACCTGATCCTCAGGCCGGCCGCGGCGATGGGAACCGGCGGCATCAGCCCGGCGGTCGCCGACATCCTGCGCGGCCGGGACGACCTTGCGGCGGTGATGGAGGTACGGTTCTCCCACGCGAAGGTCAACGGCGCCAGCACGAACGTGGCCGGCGTGGAAACCGGCACCCTGGACCGGGTCATGAATCTCGGCCTCGCCTCCGGCTCCCTGGCCGGGTTCCGGGACGGGACGCTGCTGCTGTCCACCAAGCAGGCCCAGGCCCTGGGCGCCAAGGTCGGCGACACCGTGACCCTCACCTTCCCGGAGACCGGGGCCAAGACCTTCACGGTCGCGGCCACCTTCGAGCGCGACTCCCTCGTCGGAGCCGGCTACGTCCTGACCCTGCGCGACTACGCCAGTAACGTCACCTCCCGGCTGGACGCGGCCATCCTGGTCAAGTACGCCGCCGGCGCCGACCAGGCCGCCACCAAAGCGGACGTGACGAAGGCGCTCGCCGCCTACCCGAACGTCAAGGTCGAGGACCAGGCCGAGTTCGTGAAGGACCAGCAGGCCCACGTGGACCAGATGCTCGGGCTGGTCACCGCGCTGCTGCTGCTCGCCGTCATCGTGGCGGTGCTCGGCATCATCAACACGCTGGTGCTGTCCGTGGTGGAGCGAACCCGTGAGCTCGGTCTGCTGCGGGCGGTCGGCGCCACCCGCCGGCAGGTCCGGGCCATGGTGCGGCGCGAGTCCGTGCTGATGGCGCTGCTCGGCGCCCTCGCCGGGGTCGCGCTGGGCACCGGCGCCGGGGTCGCGCTGGCGAGGTCGCTCGCCGACCAGGGCATCAGCTCTCTGAGCGTCCCGGTCAGCGCCCTGCTCGGCTACGTCGTTGTCGCCGCGCTGGTCGGGGTCCTCGCCGCGGTCGGCCCAGCCCGGCGCGCGAGTCGCGTCGACGTGCTCAAGGCCATCACCGTGGACTAG